Part of the Sorghum bicolor cultivar BTx623 chromosome 1, Sorghum_bicolor_NCBIv3, whole genome shotgun sequence genome, caatgtgtgcatgcattatatctcttgtttgactggcctgaaactATGTCGTtgtcaggttgcttcggtccttggatatgCATCGGCaccataataaacttccgcttcatgcatagccatggaggaaggttgtagatacatagagtaactggccaagtgttgtgactactgctctgctcactgaaaggattcataccatctgtacttaaggcgaaccgcaagtttctagcatcatctgcaaaatctgggaattctctgtctatcgctctccactgggatccatcggtagggtgtctcagcatattgtctatcttacggtcttctttatgccaccgcaacaactttgcattgtccttgtttctgaacagacattttaatcgtggtattataggagcataccacataaccttggtaggaattttcttcctatgacgttcttcaccctcaacatcgccaggatcatctcgcctgatcttataccgtgatgccttacatactggacatgcatccaaattctcgtattcctccccacggtagaggatgcagtcatgaTTGCATGTGTGTATCttttggatttctaatcccaaagggcagacaaccagttttgcttcatacatagtggtgggcaatttgttgcctttcggaagcatcatttttatgatcttcaataactgcccaaatgccttgtcacatgtaccattctttgccttccattgcagcaattccagtgtggtacccaggtttttttgcccctcttcagcggtgggatatagcgatttcctgtggtcctctagcatgcgctcgaacttggctttctctttatcactttcacattctctttgtgcatcacgtatggtatcaccaaaagcatcatcgccccgatcatcttctgccgctacctcttcttcattatctccccccattgtaacatcattgaagccaccgtattgagcaataatgttggcgtggtccaattcttcttcttcttcttcaccttcatccattataatctcgctttctccatgcttggtccaacaaatatagtttggtacgaaaccagactttaataagtgcgaatgaagagttcttgagttagaatattccgtcaaattcttgcacacggcacatgaacaacacatgaaaccgtccctcttatttgtctcggccacacttaagaaatagtgcacgccattaatgaacacttcggagcgccgatcggcattatacatccaattatgtgttaccatctgcattaaatataacatatatattatgaaaaccatgcacacatatagtttctcatcttattgcacaacatgtctaacacacatagttgattaattcaagcaagcttggctacaacaaatacaatcgcaactgctagcactaaaaaaaccaaaactaaaatacacttaagcaacataattagttcgcttCCGAtctcaactataatagatagatcattcgcttgatcaacatcattgaactcctttcgtcggctcactgcctcatcaccttcagcctcaaccacctatgcaaaagatcttcctcccagtaccaacctgtacatccgtcggtaccgtcccactgaaattaaaagagagaatcaaaagtttaattaatatcattaaaaaaataagcacatatataagcaaatgtctagaaataactcacattacgatccggacacttgtagaatatacgaccccttgtttactccctctttcgacactttgtactccatcacaatcttctgcccacacttgccacaagtaatgagagggagttccggtcagtatcgcttttgaacccgttgagagaccgaagacccggtcacggttaccatctactatccatactcaattattaaacaattataaattccacatttactagtaaacatttatgattaaagaagaacctaataatatcctttatttgtctagttacttcaacaaatcttttaaattatacaatggacattatgtagtaataaaaacttatcaagtgatattaacaaaccaattaatttaaactatcctactttctaagatcataaaaagatactataattcattcttgcaaactacattaatactaggtcaaccatgaaatatgatatatatatatatggatactaattcaagtaaatgattcaaaataacaaagtggatttgagctaaaaataatgggaaaatcacaagccaaaaacaacatgataaAGACAAGAAATGAtgcagttagtcacctccaagcacgaagagacgatgacggagtcgaagaagatcaacgatggacatcggagatgaagaacaaaggaAGACCAAGCAAGAACAACAAAATGAAAGCTCCAAGaataacaatggtgctctcggtttcgaatgggcagaggggagaagGTAGccagcctataaaccggacctttagcaccggtttgtgttacaaaccggtgctaaagtctTTACCTCGGCCCAtggcactggccggtgctaaaggggaccctttagtaccggttggtaacacgaaccggtgctaaagggtcattgCCCCGACAGCATCTGTCAGTAGCCGtggggcaggaccctttagcaccggttcgtgttacaaaccggtgttaaaggagcCTTTAGCCTCGGGCCAAAAAAGATCGAGGTTTTTGatgattttgggcatcgaccaatgcctgatTCTGTAGTGGTACCAACAAAGATGCTGGAGGCCTAGGGCTTAAGGACTTAGAACTCCAGAACCGGTGTCTTCTTATGAAATTTATTGGCAAGCTTTAGCTTTTCTCGAGCGATCCGGGTCCTTGAAAAGAACGGTTGCTCAGGGACTGTTCCCTCGTGGATGGGCCCATTCTCAACTCCCCTTCTTATTACATCTGGAATATCGCTAACGATGAACCCTTAACCATGATCTAACCATGATCTGTGTTGTTGGCGTCTTCACTAGTACTCACTAATTGTTACTTAAAAGAAGTACCAATCTGTAGTAGCACATATTTTGTCAGCAAACCTACATGCATGTCGAGAGAGTAGAAAACTATCCCATTAAAATATTTGGTATGGAGAGGACAAGTGCATGTGGCGTTCATGTGGAGGGGAGGAaacatcaagaatcagtggAGTTTTCGTTTTCTAAGGAGTAACttcaactaaatatataataaaatattaatatttatggtatatACCTATTATTAGAGAGATCATTGGATTTATTTTATAACGaatatttagagatacaaatggTGGTGGGGCCAACGATGGTTAATACTTTTAATagaattttttataaatttaatattttctataaatttaatcaaatttattGGCACGTAAACCATGGCGACAAATATTTAGAGGTACTTATGGTGGTGGAGCCAACGACAATGAGAACACTCAGACTGGGGAATAATTGGGGTAGTTGCTCATGGTCTCAGGACTAGTTCATAATGAGCAGAGAATAAAACAGGCAGTGTTTGTTAAATTTTCAGCAGGGGCTTTCAGGAGGAAAGGAGCCTCCAATTTGGCACCTCTTTGTTTTTTATGTATCCTTTATTTGTTGCATCTAGCTAGTGAATCTAGACTTTATTAAGCTTACAGTAATCTCAATTCATTGTTTTGTTCTAGATTTATTCTTAAAGAATGTTTTCGCATACATTTTGTTCTTGTTCATCCTAGTCCTAGCAACGGATGCATGCCACCCTAAATTTGGCAAATAAAAGAAGAAGCAAACAGAAAGAAAACAGTAGGTGGAGTTCTTTCTGTTGCACTGTACTTACTCGTTCCTCATTGTGCAATGCAATCATACCACAACGGCCAATGCAAAGGCAAGCATTACTATAAGTTTAGTGTaagtagatatatatatatcattggATTGGACAACCCAATCAGTGCGCTAATCCATCCAATCACTCCAGTTAACCTGAGCAACCCTAGCTAGCTGTATGGtagtgcagcagcagctggctATGTATACAAaactgccccccccccccccccccccccctccctccCTCTGACGTGGAGGGAATGCTTGTGCATCAAATGCAACTGCTAGAAATGAGAAATCCAAGCCGGCAGCAACAACTTTAGAGGCGGCCAATAAACGTAACGATCGAGCCCCCAAAATTTATGTGCAGCGGCACTTGGCACGGATGGTAGGGCCCGGCCAAGTGTTGATCTGGGGATCAATGCTAAATTGCTAATGCATGGGGCACTAGCAAACAAGCGCTGGTCCCTCCTCGATTCCGATCAATTGTTAACAAGTGCTAGAAGCTGGAGCAGTTGGGAGCATCAGACCATAATCCAGGGTTCATGCCTGCCTAAATAAACCCGTCAAAAGTCGCGCAGCGGTTAGTGTTCGGGTCTTCGGGGAAGGATTAGTATGATATTCAACTCATCTTGTTTGTTGGTCATCAGCTAGCTAGATGACATTTAGGAGGATCCAAAACGATCAGATGGGTGGATGATTGAGAAGAGAGTAGTATAGTAGAGAGTGACCACTGACCATGTTCAATGTTGCTCATCAGTCATCACAGGTCATTCTCATTCATGCATGGGGGTCTTCAGTTGAGATACTGCCAGCCAGAGCAAAGCACCCAGGATGAAATGGAAATATAAGTTTGTGCTGGACAGTGACAGGAATTGATGTACCTAGCTGGCTGGTGTTGCCTTCAGTTGAGAGGGAggttaagaaaaagaaaagaaaaagaagttgaGGTACAGCCGAAAGGAGGAGAAAAGTGCAGGGGAAAAGAacatcatatatattcatatccCTTGTCTGGTGGCCCATGACGATAAAACACACTTGTGTATAATATAAGATTCTTGCTGATGCTTTGTGAGGCAACAACAGTAAAAGATGCAAGCAATATGATGACCCCGGCCGGCTTAGTGCTCAACCCACTTGGATTATGTCCTAAAAGGTAGCTGGAGCTCTGCAAATTTCGAATTCGAATTACACAGGCAGTGGCCCTGTCAAATTAGATTGACTGCAGCTGCAACAAGTCAAGGAGGTTGCTCTAGAGGAAATTTACTGTAGAATTGGAAATTGGACAAGATGAAAATTGGTTCACAAGCACACAGTATGAGACGCCATCGCTGCATTGTATTCAATCTATCATCATATGAGTGGGTGCAGTTGGAGACCAAGACAAGACAACCTAGGTTAGGTGAGGTGCGACTTGGTTAGATAGAGAGACTAGCTAGACCTCTGGTTAGAGAGTCAACTAACGCTCCATGAGCCTAATTCCATGGCGTAATAATCGACTTCGACGACGACAGTGGCAAAAAAAAATGCGCTCCGATCCTTCCTTCCTCCTGTATATAAACCGAGCTAACCTTCTTCAGGTTGCCGTTGCGTTGTGCGTGCCTGCCAGTGCCAGGGAGGGGGacagagacagagagagagcAGGTCCCCTTTGGGCCGGCTGCATCAGATCAGCATTGCGAGATAAGTAGATCTTGTGTGTTGCATCGGGTCTGCTGCTGATGGAGGTGGAGTCGGCCAAGTGCGAGTGCTGCGGCCTGCGCGAGGACTGCACCGGGGAGTACATCGCCGCCGTCAAGGCGGGCTTCGGCGGCCGGTGGCTCTGCGGGCTCTGCTCCGAGGCGGTGCGCGACGAGGTGGCCGCCAAGAAGCGGGGCGACCTGGAGGGCGCGCTCAGGGACCACATGTCCTTCTGCGCCAAGTTCGGCAAGAAGGGACCCGCGTTCCGCGTCGCCGACGGCATGCGCCAGATGCTGCGCAGGCGGTCCAGCGAcatctcctccgccgccgccgcttcctcCGCCGCCTCATGAGCCATCAAACTCATGGTTGatacatagaggaggaggaaatTAAAGCGAGAGGAAGCTGATTATGAAAGCCACTGGACGATCGATCGATTTCTGCAGCAATGGCAAGGCAAAGCTTAGCTTCTGCTAGCTGCATTCATGCGCAGCGCCGGTGATCCTTGACAATAATCCTAGGATCATATCGGTTGCGTAGTTTAATCTTGCATTGTCACTGTACTAGCTAGTTGCAGGTCAGTGCCATTCAACAATCACACTTGGTTCATCGCCACTTCTACCGATCGAAAGGACGGACGGTAGAGGTGTGTGCCAGCCAAAGTGAAGCCTTACTTCTTAGGCCTAGAAGAAGGCGGATTCGTTCCATCTTGAGATTGCTTGCGTTCAAGTTTTAATTTGGTACAAGGAGAGAGCTTGTACAACTTGAACCGCAATCGCAATGTATCATTATGTTAATCCCTTCGTCATATCATGAATTGAATTTATTTTTTCTCTGCATTATATATCGCTACTCACACATTGGTTGCGTCTTCCGTCCGGTTGATCATCAGAATGGAGAATCTCTCTTAGCTTTGGGCTTAAAATAGATTATAGTATTAAGCCCCTCCTTCCAAAGCAAAAGAGTACTAAACAACCAAAACAGAACCAAAGACATTATCCCTATATATCACTATTCTTCATTCTTCATTTCTGAAATTTTATACACATTGTGCATAAGGATGAGATGCACACAAATTAAACAATACATAGGAGTTTCCAAATTGACTTTCAGGCCACAAACTTCAGTCAGTTAGAGCTTTAAATTTCAAGCTGCAGTCTTGTGTCGTGAGCTGCTCTCTCGCACGAACAAAATGGATGTATCTCCGGAGGAGATTAATTTCCTGACAGCCAAAAAAGATGTCTTTAAAAGAACAGAAAGACGTCATGTTAGTACACTTCAGATTTGGATCAACTGTTATAGATTCTTACTCACTAGCATTGGTGTAGTACGTCCTGTCCTGTCTAGCATCAACAGTATTCACGGTTGTGCTGATCATAATTGTGTTTCCGCTGGGCATGCAAGGCCCAACGGCAATCATGAAAGCGAAGATGCTCGCTCCAAATCAGCAAAAGTGCAAGAACACAACAAATTTTGTGGCAAAGGAGAGAGATGCTGACTAGGACACCATCAGGTGTGCAATGACCTGGCACCGTACCAGTTAAGGCATATAATTAACCCATGAGAAGGAGGCGTGCTTAATCATTGCCTTCCTGTGGAACCATTCGATAATCTATCGCTCAGCTTGCGAGGCAAGAGGCTGACTCGTTTCCACGTAGGTAtggatatacatacatacatacatacgtatatatatatatatatatatatatatatatatatatatatatatatatatatatatatatatatcactacGGGAAACCGCTGATTTGCCGGGTGTAAAATAATTTGCCGGGAGCTTTTTATCGGGCACCCGGCAAAGGCATTCTTTACCGGGTGCCGGACAGAGAGGCTCCCGGCAAAGAGAAACACCCGGCAAAGCAGCCTTTGCCGGGTGTCAGGCCCCCGACAAAGTTTAGTGGTCGGCAAAAttaattctttgccgagagccggcaCCCGGCAAAATATGACCGTCGGCAAAGCCGACCGGCGGGAAGGCGGCCACCTGCCGTCAGCCTTTGCCGGGTGCCACGCCGTTAGGCACCCGACaaagattttctattttttaaaaaaaagtcttTGTCGGGTGCCATTTTTGGCACCCGCCaaattattttagtttttttttagttttttggcCCCATTTTTTTGGGGGGCCTTGATACAGTAATTGAatccaaatttcaaaatttgggacaattttgaattttttaactatatttccttaattatattcCTTTGGTTGAATTTTTCCTACTACTCCAAATTTAAACTGTaggtacataaaatattagaattcagtctttgccgagggcgagccgttaggccctcggcaaaggtttTTTAATCCCATATTTAGACccaatttttttatataaatagtctttgccgagggccacatgtcaggccctcggcaaagaccccctttgccgagggctgggctaggccctcggcaaagatttttttatttttgtttttttagccCATTTTTTTCTGGTGCCACAATATattcttttgaac contains:
- the LOC8059458 gene encoding uncharacterized protein LOC8059458, encoding MEVESAKCECCGLREDCTGEYIAAVKAGFGGRWLCGLCSEAVRDEVAAKKRGDLEGALRDHMSFCAKFGKKGPAFRVADGMRQMLRRRSSDISSAAAASSAAS